One Falco naumanni isolate bFalNau1 chromosome 15, bFalNau1.pat, whole genome shotgun sequence DNA segment encodes these proteins:
- the RIPOR1 gene encoding rho family-interacting cell polarization regulator 1 isoform X4: MNGKPKGRPSRSHSTMSLSVRPQRRVLVTKINRSQSFAGVNSTADRPFRNLSPFTPTVSRKTGSRVSRMFSMSHKSPPPKVPQPNRLDEVYEALKKGLTAYLEVHQLELEKLSTQIRESKRNSRLGFLYDLDKQVKSIERFLRRLEFHASKIDELYEAYCIQRRLRDGAHNMVKAYSTGSPGSREARESLAEASKGYKEYTENMCLLENELESQLGEFHVRMKGLAGFARLCAGDQYEIFMKYGRQRWKLRGRIEVNSKQVWDSEEMVFLPLITEFLSIKVTELKSLANHVVVGNVSCETKDLFAALPQVVAVDINDLGTLKLSLEVTWNPFDKDDQPSAASTVNKASTVNKRFSTYNQSPPDTPSLREQAFYRPGRAADKHGWSLLDIFRETLFKKLSQSCSCGDVSSAELGRWPQQGRNMLRRQEELENGTAWSISSESSDDSSSPQLSGSARHAAHKPIVQPEVQASPPAIEISFSQQPEEGAEGAASIPPAGSHLEELGNSKKETVANGHMPCSRTLSHISEASVDATTEAKAAESPWELAPSLEDPRMGEQDADPLPGASVAAAMARQDRGAEAKPRASVAWATSCEAEASGAEVRSQVPAQGGCSTGIPLALAQASVEESSVPTMPLPASVPEVPRGKMVDSGLEEAISLLGSALDDYRGQFPELQPLERELKRLEEMLLQKQGVFLSRASSISLTVEHALESFSFLNTSDMEDSEGSEEESLQEERRAGRARRGSRAPSAGEMGADDTGMCSGSEASTDPMSTGNEFLDKALVLHLNNCNRLLLKLGTFGPLRCREMYALDRLLQEAQVLEIVCQLTEERAGAAGSAAEVVQFSTRKEGVLSLWDRCVELPNIYTCPVERFLQVLSTQYVAPISEQHPGLADTVCVKLVEDVLNRRLPRRPGSAQGEQVTIFQYWSHFESLGALVLDTHMMELAEEALLAQNLNSDDQDVVLRALKRMPEGRLKKEGLKALSLLLVEGNSKVVSAVSAQLRSLAENPRFHQRALVCYLEQLEDEEVQTRVAGCAALGCLKAKESIEQLVYLCQTDKEPVREAAKQSLMLCGEDGKSAHRRLEETLDSLPRIFAPASMASTAF; this comes from the exons GGAGGCCCTCCAGGTCACACTCAACGATGTCCCTGTCTGTGCGCCCGCAGCGCCGAGTCCTCGTCACCAAGATCAATAGGAGCCAGTCCTTCGCTGGAGTGAATTCAACAGCCGACCGGCCCTTCAG GAATCTCTCACCCTTCACCCCCACTGTCTCCCGCAAGACTGGCTCCAGGGTCAGTAGGATGTTCTCAATGTCCCACAAATCCCCACCACCCAAGGTGCCTCAGCCCAACCGCCTCGATGAGGTGTACGAAGCTCTCAAGAAAGGTCTGAC AGCCTACCTGGAGGTGCACCAGCTGGAACTGGAGAAGCTCAGCACCCAGATCCGTGAGTCCAAGAGGAATTCGCGCCTG gGCTTTCTCTACGATCTGGATAAG CAAGTGAAGTCAATCGAGCGCTTTCTACGTCGCCTGGAGTTTCATGCTAGCAAG ATAGATGAACTCTACGAGGCTTATTGCATCCAGCGGCGGCTGCGTGATGGAGCCCACAACATGGTCAAGGCTTACAGCACGGGCTCCCCAGGCAGCCGGGAGGCACGCGAGAGCCTGGCCGAGGCCAGCAAGGGCTACAAGGAGTACACAGAG AACATGTGTCTGTTGGAGAATGAGCTGGAGAGCCAGCTGGGCGAGTTCCATGTCCGGATGAAAG GACTGGCAGGCTTTGCCCGGCTTTGTGCTGGTGACCAGTATGAG ATCTTCATGAAGTATGGGCGGCAGCGGTGGAAGCTGCGGGGGCGCATCGAGGTGAACAGCAAGCAGGTGTGGGACAGCGAGGAAATGGTTTTCTTGCCCCTCATCACTGAGTTCCTCTCCATCAAG GTGACAGAGCTGAAGAGCCTGGCCAACCACGTTGTGGTGGGCAATGTGTCCTGTGAGACCAAGGACCTCTTTGCGGCTCTGCCCCAGGTAGTGGCTGTGGACATCAACGACTTGGGCACCCTCAAACTCAGCCTGGAGGTGACCTGGAA CCCCTTCGACAAGGACGACCAGCCCTCGGCAGCCAGCACCGTCAACAAGGCCTCCACAGTGAACAAGAGGTTCTCCACCTACAACCAGAGTCCACCCGACACCCCGTCCCTGCGGGAACAGGCGTTCTAC aggccggggcgggcggccgaCAAGCACGGTTGGTCCTTGCTGGACATCTTTCGGGAGACACTCTTCAAGAAGCTGtctcagagctgctcctgcGGCGACGTCTCCTCGGCCGAGCTTGGGAGATGGCCGCAGCAGGGCCGT aacATGCTGCGGcgccaggaggagctggagaatGGCACAGCCTGGTCCATCTCCTCAGAGTCCTCGGATGACTCCTCCAGCCCGCAGCTGTCCGGCAGCGCCCGCCATGCCGCACACAAGCCCATCGTGCAGCCCGAGGTGCAGGCGTCCCCCCCCGCCATCGAGAtctccttctcccagcagcCGGAGGAGGGGGCCGAGGGGGCCGCCAGCATCCCCCCTGCTGGGAGCCATCTGGAGGAGCTGGGCAACAGTAAGAAGGAGACGGTGGCCAACGGGCACATGCCCTGCTCCCGGACTCTGAGCCACATCAGTGAGGCCAGCGTGGATGCCACAACGGAAGCCAAGGCTGCAGAGAGCCCCTGGGAGCTTGCACCCAGCCTGGAGGACCCAAGGATGGGCGAGCAGGATGCGGACCCCCTCCCTGGCGCCTCAGTGGCAGCTGCCATGGCAAGGCAGGACAGGGGTGCTGAGGCCAAGCCCCGCGCCTCCGTGGCGTGGGCTACCTCCTGTGAGGCGGAGGCCAGTGGGGCCGAGGTGCGGAGCCAGGTGCCAGcacagggtggctgcagcaccGGCATCCCCTTGGCACTGGCACAAGCCTCCGTGGAGGAGAGCTCCGTCCCCACCATGCCACTGCCTGCCAGCGTCCCTGAGGTGCCACGGGGGAAGATGGTGGACTCAGGTCTGGAAGAGGCCATCAGCCTCCTGGGCTCGGCCCTGGATGACTATCGGGGGCAgttcccagagctgcagccccttgAACGGGAGCTCAAGCGCctggaggagatgctgctg cagaagcagggcGTCTTCCTCAGCCGGGCCTCCAGCATCAGCCTGACAGTGGAGCATGCGCTGGAGAGCTTCAGCTTCCTCAACACCTCCGACATGGAGGACTCGGAGGGCTCTGAGGAGGAGTCCCTCCAAGAGGAGAG gagggctggcagagcccggCGTGGCAGCAGGGCCCCCAGTGCTGGCGAGATGGGGGCAGACGACACTGGCATGTGCAGTGGCTCCGAGGCCAGCACTGACCCCATGAGCACCGGCAACGAGTTCCTGGATAAAGCCCTGGTGCTTCACCTCAACAACTGCAACCgcctgctgctg AAGCTGGGCACCTTTGGTCCCCTGCGGTGCCGGGAGATGTATGCCCTGgacaggctgctgcaggaggcgCAGGTGCTGGAGATCGTCTGCCAGCTGACGGAGGAGcgagcaggagcagctggctctgctgccgAAG TGGTGCAGTTCTCGACACGCAAGGAGGGTGTGCTGTCCCTTTGGGACCGCTGCGTGGAGCTGCCCAACATCTACACCTGCCCCGTGGAGCGGTTCCtgcaggtgctcagcacccagtATGTAGCACCCATCAGTGAGCAGCACCCTGGTCTGGCTGACACGG TGTGTGTGAAACTGGTGGAGGATGTGCTGAATCGGCGGCTGCCCCGGCGGCCCGGCAGCGCCCAGGGTGAGCAGGTCACCATCTTCCAGTACTGGAGCCACTTTGAGTCACTCGGTGCCCTGGTGCTTGACACCCACATgatggagctggcagaggaag CGCTGCTGGCACAGAACCTCAACTCGGACGACCAGGACGTGGTGCTGCGTGCCCTGAAGCGCATGCCCGAGGGCCGCCTGAAGAAGGAGGGACTGAAGGCGCTGAGCCTGCTCCTGGTGGAGGGCAACAGCAAGGTGGTGAGCGCCGTGTCAGCCCAGCTCCGCAGCTTGGCGGAAAACCCTCGCTTCCACCAACGG GCCCTCGTGTGCtacctggagcagctggaggatgaGGAGGTGCAGACACGCGTGGCGGGGTGCGCAGCGCTGGGCTGCCTGAAG GCCAAGGAGAGCATCGAGCAGCTGGTTTACCTGTGCCAAACTGACAAGGAGCCTGTGCGGGAGGCAGCCAAGCAGAGCCTGATGCTGTGTG GGGAAGATGGTAAATCAGCTCACCGGCGGCTGGAGGAGACCCTGGACAGCCTCCCGAGGATCTTTGCCCCAGCCAGCATGGCCAGTACAGCTTTCTGA
- the RIPOR1 gene encoding rho family-interacting cell polarization regulator 1 isoform X2: MGVEQRGCTEPGPLSPPASPPASPGTWRPSRSHSTMSLSVRPQRRVLVTKINRSQSFAGVNSTADRPFRNLSPFTPTVSRKTGSRVSRMFSMSHKSPPPKVPQPNRLDEVYEALKKGLTAYLEVHQLELEKLSTQIRESKRNSRLGFLYDLDKQVKSIERFLRRLEFHASKIDELYEAYCIQRRLRDGAHNMVKAYSTGSPGSREARESLAEASKGYKEYTENMCLLENELESQLGEFHVRMKGLAGFARLCAGDQYEIFMKYGRQRWKLRGRIEVNSKQVWDSEEMVFLPLITEFLSIKVTELKSLANHVVVGNVSCETKDLFAALPQVVAVDINDLGTLKLSLEVTWNPFDKDDQPSAASTVNKASTVNKRFSTYNQSPPDTPSLREQAFYRPGRAADKHGWSLLDIFRETLFKKLSQSCSCGDVSSAELGRWPQQGRNMLRRQEELENGTAWSISSESSDDSSSPQLSGSARHAAHKPIVQPEVQASPPAIEISFSQQPEEGAEGAASIPPAGSHLEELGNSKKETVANGHMPCSRTLSHISEASVDATTEAKAAESPWELAPSLEDPRMGEQDADPLPGASVAAAMARQDRGAEAKPRASVAWATSCEAEASGAEVRSQVPAQGGCSTGIPLALAQASVEESSVPTMPLPASVPEVPRGKMVDSGLEEAISLLGSALDDYRGQFPELQPLERELKRLEEMLLQKQGVFLSRASSISLTVEHALESFSFLNTSDMEDSEGSEEESLQEERRAGRARRGSRAPSAGEMGADDTGMCSGSEASTDPMSTGNEFLDKALVLHLNNCNRLLLKLGTFGPLRCREMYALDRLLQEAQVLEIVCQLTEERAGAAGSAAEVVQFSTRKEGVLSLWDRCVELPNIYTCPVERFLQVLSTQYVAPISEQHPGLADTVCVKLVEDVLNRRLPRRPGSAQGEQVTIFQYWSHFESLGALVLDTHMMELAEEALLAQNLNSDDQDVVLRALKRMPEGRLKKEGLKALSLLLVEGNSKVVSAVSAQLRSLAENPRFHQRALVCYLEQLEDEEVQTRVAGCAALGCLKAKESIEQLVYLCQTDKEPVREAAKQSLMLCDGTERTI, from the exons GGAGGCCCTCCAGGTCACACTCAACGATGTCCCTGTCTGTGCGCCCGCAGCGCCGAGTCCTCGTCACCAAGATCAATAGGAGCCAGTCCTTCGCTGGAGTGAATTCAACAGCCGACCGGCCCTTCAG GAATCTCTCACCCTTCACCCCCACTGTCTCCCGCAAGACTGGCTCCAGGGTCAGTAGGATGTTCTCAATGTCCCACAAATCCCCACCACCCAAGGTGCCTCAGCCCAACCGCCTCGATGAGGTGTACGAAGCTCTCAAGAAAGGTCTGAC AGCCTACCTGGAGGTGCACCAGCTGGAACTGGAGAAGCTCAGCACCCAGATCCGTGAGTCCAAGAGGAATTCGCGCCTG gGCTTTCTCTACGATCTGGATAAG CAAGTGAAGTCAATCGAGCGCTTTCTACGTCGCCTGGAGTTTCATGCTAGCAAG ATAGATGAACTCTACGAGGCTTATTGCATCCAGCGGCGGCTGCGTGATGGAGCCCACAACATGGTCAAGGCTTACAGCACGGGCTCCCCAGGCAGCCGGGAGGCACGCGAGAGCCTGGCCGAGGCCAGCAAGGGCTACAAGGAGTACACAGAG AACATGTGTCTGTTGGAGAATGAGCTGGAGAGCCAGCTGGGCGAGTTCCATGTCCGGATGAAAG GACTGGCAGGCTTTGCCCGGCTTTGTGCTGGTGACCAGTATGAG ATCTTCATGAAGTATGGGCGGCAGCGGTGGAAGCTGCGGGGGCGCATCGAGGTGAACAGCAAGCAGGTGTGGGACAGCGAGGAAATGGTTTTCTTGCCCCTCATCACTGAGTTCCTCTCCATCAAG GTGACAGAGCTGAAGAGCCTGGCCAACCACGTTGTGGTGGGCAATGTGTCCTGTGAGACCAAGGACCTCTTTGCGGCTCTGCCCCAGGTAGTGGCTGTGGACATCAACGACTTGGGCACCCTCAAACTCAGCCTGGAGGTGACCTGGAA CCCCTTCGACAAGGACGACCAGCCCTCGGCAGCCAGCACCGTCAACAAGGCCTCCACAGTGAACAAGAGGTTCTCCACCTACAACCAGAGTCCACCCGACACCCCGTCCCTGCGGGAACAGGCGTTCTAC aggccggggcgggcggccgaCAAGCACGGTTGGTCCTTGCTGGACATCTTTCGGGAGACACTCTTCAAGAAGCTGtctcagagctgctcctgcGGCGACGTCTCCTCGGCCGAGCTTGGGAGATGGCCGCAGCAGGGCCGT aacATGCTGCGGcgccaggaggagctggagaatGGCACAGCCTGGTCCATCTCCTCAGAGTCCTCGGATGACTCCTCCAGCCCGCAGCTGTCCGGCAGCGCCCGCCATGCCGCACACAAGCCCATCGTGCAGCCCGAGGTGCAGGCGTCCCCCCCCGCCATCGAGAtctccttctcccagcagcCGGAGGAGGGGGCCGAGGGGGCCGCCAGCATCCCCCCTGCTGGGAGCCATCTGGAGGAGCTGGGCAACAGTAAGAAGGAGACGGTGGCCAACGGGCACATGCCCTGCTCCCGGACTCTGAGCCACATCAGTGAGGCCAGCGTGGATGCCACAACGGAAGCCAAGGCTGCAGAGAGCCCCTGGGAGCTTGCACCCAGCCTGGAGGACCCAAGGATGGGCGAGCAGGATGCGGACCCCCTCCCTGGCGCCTCAGTGGCAGCTGCCATGGCAAGGCAGGACAGGGGTGCTGAGGCCAAGCCCCGCGCCTCCGTGGCGTGGGCTACCTCCTGTGAGGCGGAGGCCAGTGGGGCCGAGGTGCGGAGCCAGGTGCCAGcacagggtggctgcagcaccGGCATCCCCTTGGCACTGGCACAAGCCTCCGTGGAGGAGAGCTCCGTCCCCACCATGCCACTGCCTGCCAGCGTCCCTGAGGTGCCACGGGGGAAGATGGTGGACTCAGGTCTGGAAGAGGCCATCAGCCTCCTGGGCTCGGCCCTGGATGACTATCGGGGGCAgttcccagagctgcagccccttgAACGGGAGCTCAAGCGCctggaggagatgctgctg cagaagcagggcGTCTTCCTCAGCCGGGCCTCCAGCATCAGCCTGACAGTGGAGCATGCGCTGGAGAGCTTCAGCTTCCTCAACACCTCCGACATGGAGGACTCGGAGGGCTCTGAGGAGGAGTCCCTCCAAGAGGAGAG gagggctggcagagcccggCGTGGCAGCAGGGCCCCCAGTGCTGGCGAGATGGGGGCAGACGACACTGGCATGTGCAGTGGCTCCGAGGCCAGCACTGACCCCATGAGCACCGGCAACGAGTTCCTGGATAAAGCCCTGGTGCTTCACCTCAACAACTGCAACCgcctgctgctg AAGCTGGGCACCTTTGGTCCCCTGCGGTGCCGGGAGATGTATGCCCTGgacaggctgctgcaggaggcgCAGGTGCTGGAGATCGTCTGCCAGCTGACGGAGGAGcgagcaggagcagctggctctgctgccgAAG TGGTGCAGTTCTCGACACGCAAGGAGGGTGTGCTGTCCCTTTGGGACCGCTGCGTGGAGCTGCCCAACATCTACACCTGCCCCGTGGAGCGGTTCCtgcaggtgctcagcacccagtATGTAGCACCCATCAGTGAGCAGCACCCTGGTCTGGCTGACACGG TGTGTGTGAAACTGGTGGAGGATGTGCTGAATCGGCGGCTGCCCCGGCGGCCCGGCAGCGCCCAGGGTGAGCAGGTCACCATCTTCCAGTACTGGAGCCACTTTGAGTCACTCGGTGCCCTGGTGCTTGACACCCACATgatggagctggcagaggaag CGCTGCTGGCACAGAACCTCAACTCGGACGACCAGGACGTGGTGCTGCGTGCCCTGAAGCGCATGCCCGAGGGCCGCCTGAAGAAGGAGGGACTGAAGGCGCTGAGCCTGCTCCTGGTGGAGGGCAACAGCAAGGTGGTGAGCGCCGTGTCAGCCCAGCTCCGCAGCTTGGCGGAAAACCCTCGCTTCCACCAACGG GCCCTCGTGTGCtacctggagcagctggaggatgaGGAGGTGCAGACACGCGTGGCGGGGTGCGCAGCGCTGGGCTGCCTGAAG GCCAAGGAGAGCATCGAGCAGCTGGTTTACCTGTGCCAAACTGACAAGGAGCCTGTGCGGGAGGCAGCCAAGCAGAGCCTGATGCTGTGTG ATGGCACTGAGAGAACCATCTGA